The sequence AGATCTTCATTATATCTGCTCATTATAGAATATGTTATCTTAGCATTGTCTTCACTGTCCATATCTTTCGCTTGAATAATAAAAATTGATGCTCCTGGTGAATTATTTTCTGTGATAAATGCAGTGTAACCTAATTTGTCAAATATTGGTGCATTGTCATTCATATCTGATATGTGAAGGCTAATAACTTTTCTAGAACTCATTTCAGGAGATCCTTTGTCTGAGGCTTGTATTGTGATGTTGTATGATGATATCTTTTCTCTATCTAGACTACTTTTtgtaataattttataaaaatttccTGTTGTTGTTATTAACTCAAATGGCAAATCATCTGTTATTATACATTGAACCTCACCATTTTCTTTGGAGTCTGCATCATGAACTTGAATTAGGGCCACCATAGTTCCAGTGGCTGAATCCTCAGAAATGATATCTGATGATGTAGTTATGGATATCTCAGGAGCATTATCATTTTCATCTGTTATTTCTATTAAAACCTTAGCATTGGCTGCTAGGCCTCCACCATCCTTTGCTTGCACAGATAGGTCATAGAATTTATTGACTTCATGATCAAGTTGTCCTTTTATTTTAACTTCACCATTATTAGGATTTATAGCAAATGTTTCAAAAATTATGTTTGCTGTGCTTATAAGTGAATATGTAATCTGTGCATTGACACCTTCATCTTCATCACATGCACTGACCTGCAAAATTGTTGAATTCACTGGTATATTTTCCCTAACACTTACTTTATATACATCCTGTGTAAATATTGGAGAATTATCATTAGAGTCAATGATAATGATATTAATTAAGGCAGTGCCTGTCTGTACAGGATTTCCACCATCAGAAGCTGTTAGAATGAGTTCATGCCTGTCTTGTGTCTCTCGGTCTAGAGGTTTCTCTAGTATGAGCTCTGGAAATACACTGCTGACTTTCTCTCTAAGAGCAAAATACTGATTTGTACTGAGTTTGTAGCTTATCAGAGAATTAATACCAAAATCCAAATCTTCTGCATTTTGTAATACAAATTTTGCTCCTGGGGAGGTTGATTCACTGATTTCTAATGTCAATGTGTCATGATGAAATTTAGGAGGATTGTCATTTATATCCTTGATATCAATCTTAACACTAAAAATGTTTAAGGGATTTTCTACCACAGCATCAAATGTAAGGACACAATCAACTGAAGCTCCACACAATGTCTCCCTGTCTATCCTATCAGCAATGTATAGATTTCCATTATCCATATTTATATTGAGATATTTCTCTGAGATTTTAGACACAATACGGAATTTCCTTTTGTAGAGATCCTTAACATTTAATTGAAGATCCTTTGCTAAGTTTACCATAACAGAATCTTTTCTTAGTTCTTCATTAATAGAATAATGAATCTGACCAGAGACTGAATGACACAGCCAGGAAAATAAGAAGGAACATATTACTTGCCATCTGAGTCCTTGCATTGATTGTCCTTCCTGTAGTTGTAATCCAGCCATCCTTCTTTACCAGAAATATAATGCTGAAATCCTTTGTTGTATATGTAAAATCCACTGGATCAGAACAGAAATCTATGAATCCTCTTTTTTGTGAATCCTATACCCGGCAAATCCTAATCTGAAATGCTATGTATTTCTTCTTGCAGTTGAACACTGTCTGTATCATGTAGGTGATTCTGGATTTGCTGAATATTTTCCTTATTGGTGAACAGTGGCGCTCTGAGGCGTATATGGGGAACTACAGCATCAGTGACTTAGATTTAAAGTTTTCTGCACATAAACCTATTTATTATAGAAAAGTAGAACACTTACAGAATATAGAAAactgatttatatttttttaacaaaggTGTGCCATATACAATCATTTGTAAACAAAACTCTattctaaaaataataataaaaaaaaaaagtagtatatTTTAAATCCCATAAGAATGTTCAGTTAAATCTATTTTCCCTCTGCTTCATACTTATTGCTTTTTTCCTCTGATATGCAATAATTCTATT is a genomic window of Bufo bufo chromosome 1, aBufBuf1.1, whole genome shotgun sequence containing:
- the LOC121008795 gene encoding protocadherin gamma-B1-like isoform X14; this translates as MAGLQLQEGQSMQGLRWQVICSFLFSWLCHSVSGQIHYSINEELRKDSVMVNLAKDLQLNVKDLYKRKFRIVSKISEKYLNINMDNGNLYIADRIDRETLCGASVDCVLTFDAVVENPLNIFSVKIDIKDINDNPPKFHHDTLTLEISESTSPGAKFVLQNAEDLDFGINSLISYKLSTNQYFALREKVSSVFPELILEKPLDRETQDRHELILTASDGGNPVQTGTALINIIIIDSNDNSPIFTQDVYKVSVRENIPVNSTILQVSACDEDEGVNAQITYSLISTANIIFETFAINPNNGEVKIKGQLDHEVNKFYDLSVQAKDGGGLAANAKVLIEITDENDNAPEISITTSSDIISEDSATGTMVALIQVHDADSKENGEVQCIITDDLPFELITTTGNFYKIITKSSLDREKISSYNITIQASDKGSPEMSSRKVISLHISDMNDNAPIFDKLGYTAFITENNSPGASIFIIQAKDMDSEDNAKITYSIMSRYNEDLLSSYISMNPVSGVIYAQRSFDFEKDTEFNIQVIARDNGSPSLNSSATLRICIVDQNDNSPIILYPSSEDDSSTFEMVPWTSEKGSLVSKVVAVDADSGHNAWLFYFLQSSEPSLFTIDQHTGEIRTSGIFQERDIMKHGIVVLVKDNGIPSRSSSVTINMVIAGHFHQVHPKLNSHTEKEESQSNLQFYMVIALALISFLFMLTVIIIVISKYKESKSSTSFQSMSTSLYPQVDPRFISQFSNGTLPLPYSYDLCVTLDPSDQEFAFLKPQHNVPVDSLIDGDDSGIGSEHLKNSSSTETQQGQPNTDWRFTQAQRPGPSGTQQPTEEAGVWPNNQFETERLQAMILASANEAAEGTSALGGGANTMGLSARYGPQFTLQHVPDYRQNIYIPGTTSTLTNAAGKRDGKAGAPSGNKKKSGKKEKK